From Micromonospora rhizosphaerae, the proteins below share one genomic window:
- the rimP gene encoding ribosome maturation factor RimP, with protein MTQRGRATRSTGPSGRPRRTGGPRGGERVGAQRGGDLGARRERLREVIEPVVTEAGYDLEDLSVSRAGRRHVVRVIVDADGGINLDAVAEVSRAVSAALDAAEESGGDIVAGEYQLEVSSPGVDRPLTLPRHWRRNVGRLVKVTVRGAAGQPAGDRQLTGRVVAADDERVTLETDAGRAEHRYAELGPGRVQVEFSRLDEVADADEFEDDTDDIDDEDVEDEER; from the coding sequence ATGACGCAGCGTGGCCGCGCCACCCGGTCGACGGGGCCGTCGGGTCGACCCCGGCGGACCGGCGGCCCCCGTGGCGGGGAACGGGTCGGCGCCCAGCGCGGCGGTGACCTCGGCGCCCGGCGCGAGCGCCTGCGCGAGGTGATCGAGCCGGTGGTGACCGAGGCCGGCTACGACCTGGAGGACCTCTCCGTCTCCCGGGCCGGCCGGCGGCACGTCGTACGCGTGATCGTGGATGCCGACGGCGGGATCAACCTGGACGCCGTCGCGGAGGTCTCCCGGGCGGTCTCCGCGGCGCTGGACGCCGCGGAGGAGTCCGGCGGCGACATCGTCGCGGGGGAGTACCAGCTCGAGGTGAGTTCCCCGGGCGTCGACCGGCCGCTCACCCTGCCCCGGCACTGGCGGCGCAACGTCGGCCGGCTGGTCAAGGTGACCGTGCGGGGCGCGGCTGGGCAGCCTGCCGGGGACCGGCAGCTCACCGGGCGGGTGGTCGCCGCCGACGACGAGCGCGTGACGCTGGAGACGGACGCCGGCCGTGCGGAACACCGCTACGCCGAACTCGGCCCCGGTCGGGTGCAGGTGGAGTTCAGCCGCCTCGACGAGGTGGCGGACGCCGACGAGTTCGAGGACGACACTGACGACATCGACGATGAAGATGTGGAGGACGAGGAGAGGTGA
- a CDS encoding ferritin-like domain-containing protein: MIPRTAPSGAAGALAAALSAEYAAIWAYGPIGVRLTDAARTAARAAEAAHRARRDALVLQLSSGGGQVPADRAGYALPYPVTDRASAVKLAIEIEERTAGFWRAALPQTTGADRNRALAALTDCALRATRWRRTAGVTPLTVPFPGRPA, from the coding sequence GTGATCCCCCGCACCGCACCGTCCGGGGCCGCCGGGGCCCTCGCCGCGGCCCTCAGCGCGGAGTACGCGGCGATCTGGGCCTACGGCCCCATCGGCGTACGCCTCACCGACGCCGCCCGGACGGCCGCCCGCGCCGCCGAGGCGGCCCACCGGGCCCGCCGCGACGCCCTGGTCCTGCAGCTCAGCTCCGGCGGCGGTCAGGTCCCCGCCGACCGGGCCGGGTACGCGCTGCCCTACCCGGTGACCGACCGGGCGAGCGCAGTCAAGCTGGCGATCGAGATCGAGGAGCGGACGGCCGGGTTCTGGCGGGCGGCCCTGCCGCAAACCACCGGGGCCGACCGCAACCGGGCGTTGGCCGCGCTGACCGACTGCGCGCTGCGGGCGACCCGCTGGCGGCGCACCGCCGGCGTGACCCCGCTCACCGTTCCCTTCCCCGGCCGCCCGGCCTGA
- a CDS encoding nucleotidyltransferase domain-containing protein: MDGSGVEVETDPHLDDPRWRVAERVAEGALRRFPAEILAVAVHGPLAHGDDDGGGDGEIGLLLATYRPGTGPMPSTRRVDGVLVDLTVAGADDYLRQARTITSLWPLAADRYVTTRALHDPTGWLRSLRDEHLARLARARPAEFSAAARQAWYRGSAAHARATRLAEWYETDQALLMLGEARLAAATVQGLLSRTYFRDPGDAVRRTGLAGADMTEVGAVLARQAEELAARGRPVDGTVDDLLDG; encoded by the coding sequence GTGGACGGAAGCGGCGTGGAGGTGGAGACCGACCCGCACCTGGACGACCCACGGTGGAGGGTCGCCGAGCGGGTGGCGGAGGGGGCGCTGCGGCGGTTCCCGGCCGAGATCCTCGCCGTCGCGGTGCACGGCCCGCTGGCCCACGGCGACGACGACGGAGGCGGGGACGGCGAGATCGGGCTGCTGCTGGCCACCTACCGGCCGGGCACCGGCCCGATGCCGTCCACCCGCCGGGTGGACGGGGTGCTGGTCGACCTGACCGTCGCGGGCGCGGACGACTACCTGCGGCAGGCCCGAACGATCACATCGCTCTGGCCGCTGGCCGCCGACCGGTACGTCACCACCCGCGCGCTGCACGACCCGACCGGCTGGCTGCGCAGCCTGCGCGACGAGCACCTGGCGCGGCTGGCCCGGGCCCGGCCGGCCGAGTTCAGCGCGGCCGCCCGGCAGGCGTGGTACCGGGGCAGCGCCGCGCACGCCCGGGCCACCCGGCTCGCCGAGTGGTACGAGACCGACCAGGCGCTGCTCATGCTCGGCGAGGCACGGCTGGCGGCGGCCACGGTGCAGGGGCTGCTCAGCCGCACCTACTTCCGCGATCCCGGGGACGCCGTCCGGCGTACCGGGCTGGCCGGCGCGGACATGACCGAGGTTGGCGCGGTCCTGGCCCGGCAGGCCGAGGAGCTGGCCGCCCGTGGCCGCCCGGTCGACGGCACCGTCGACGACCTCCTCGACGGCTGA
- a CDS encoding PadR family transcriptional regulator, with amino-acid sequence MSIRHGLLALLERGRMYGYQLRAAFEESTGSTWPLNIGQVYTTLSRLERDGLVRPLPENESGQRPYEITDAGRAELALWFATPISRADRPRDQLAIKLALALTTPGVDVRSVLQTQRGASMRALQELTRMKYASDGPEDLPWRLVLDAMVFQAEAEIRWLDHCETSLVRAGPDPS; translated from the coding sequence ATGTCCATCCGTCACGGACTGCTCGCCCTGCTTGAACGCGGCCGGATGTACGGCTACCAGCTGCGCGCCGCGTTCGAGGAGTCGACCGGCTCGACCTGGCCGCTGAACATCGGGCAGGTCTACACGACCCTCTCCCGGCTGGAACGCGACGGCCTGGTCCGGCCGCTGCCGGAGAACGAGAGCGGGCAGCGGCCGTACGAGATCACCGACGCCGGACGAGCGGAGCTGGCGCTCTGGTTCGCCACCCCGATCAGCCGGGCCGACCGGCCCCGCGACCAGCTCGCGATCAAGCTGGCCCTGGCGCTGACCACGCCGGGCGTCGACGTCCGCTCGGTGCTGCAGACCCAGCGCGGCGCCAGCATGCGCGCGTTGCAGGAGTTGACCCGGATGAAGTACGCCAGCGACGGGCCGGAGGACCTGCCCTGGCGGCTGGTGCTGGACGCGATGGTCTTCCAGGCCGAGGCGGAGATCCGTTGGCTCGACCACTGCGAGACGAGCCTCGTCCGGGCCGGGCCCGACCCGTCCTGA